One window of Vibrio sinaloensis genomic DNA carries:
- the glyS gene encoding glycine--tRNA ligase subunit beta codes for MAKEFLIELGTEELPPTQLRTLAEAFAANFEAELKGAELAHQGVKWFAAPRRLALKVAALADSQSDKVVEKRGPAVSAAFDAEGNPTKAAQGWARGCGITVDQAERMVTDKGEWLLFKQEVKGQPTSEIVVELAAKALANLPIAKPMRWGNKTTQFIRPVKTLTMLMGSDLIEGEILGVASSRTIRGHRFMGEQEFTIDSAEQYPAILEERGKVMADYEARKAIILADAQKAAAAVGGIADLEDDLVEEVTSLVEWPVVLTAKFEEEFLKVPSEALVYTMKGDQKYFPVYDENKKLLPNFIFVSNIESKEPRYVIEGNEKVVRPRLADAEFFFNTDRKRPLIDRLPELETAIFQKQLGTIKDKTDRITELAGYIAEQVGADVDKSKRAGLLAKCDLMTSMVFEFTDTQGVMGMHYARHDGEAEEVAVALNEQYMPRFAGDDLPSNGVSTAVAMADKLDTIVGIFGIGQAPKGSDPFALRRASLGVLRIIVEYGYNLDLVDLVAKAKSLFGERLTNDNVEQDVIEFMLGRFRAWYQDEGFSVDIIQAVLARRPTKPADFDQRVKAVSHFRELEAAESLAAANKRVGNILAKFDGELAADIDLALLQEDAEKALAESVEVMTEALEPAFATGNYQQALSKLADLREPVDAFFDNVMVMADDEALKKNRLTLLNNLRNLFLEIADISLLQK; via the coding sequence ATGGCAAAAGAATTTCTAATCGAGCTCGGAACCGAAGAGCTACCACCAACACAACTGCGTACACTAGCAGAAGCATTCGCAGCAAACTTCGAAGCAGAACTAAAAGGCGCTGAGCTTGCTCACCAAGGCGTGAAATGGTTCGCGGCGCCTCGTCGTCTGGCACTTAAAGTCGCCGCACTTGCCGACAGCCAGTCAGACAAAGTGGTTGAAAAACGCGGCCCTGCCGTTTCTGCTGCCTTTGATGCAGAAGGCAATCCAACCAAAGCAGCTCAAGGCTGGGCACGCGGTTGTGGCATCACTGTTGACCAAGCTGAGCGCATGGTGACAGACAAAGGCGAATGGCTACTGTTCAAACAAGAAGTGAAAGGTCAGCCAACCTCTGAAATCGTGGTTGAACTTGCAGCGAAAGCACTTGCAAACCTACCGATCGCCAAACCAATGCGTTGGGGTAACAAAACCACCCAATTTATCCGTCCAGTTAAGACGCTAACCATGCTAATGGGCAGCGACCTAATCGAAGGAGAGATCTTAGGTGTTGCCTCAAGCCGCACTATCCGTGGTCACCGCTTCATGGGTGAGCAAGAGTTCACTATCGATTCTGCTGAGCAATACCCTGCGATCTTAGAAGAGCGCGGTAAAGTCATGGCTGATTACGAAGCGCGTAAAGCAATCATCCTAGCTGACGCACAAAAAGCAGCAGCAGCGGTTGGCGGTATAGCTGACCTAGAAGATGACCTAGTAGAAGAAGTAACGTCTCTGGTTGAATGGCCAGTAGTACTAACAGCGAAGTTCGAAGAAGAGTTCCTAAAAGTGCCTTCTGAAGCGTTGGTTTACACCATGAAAGGTGACCAAAAATACTTCCCTGTTTACGATGAAAACAAGAAGCTACTACCTAACTTCATCTTCGTATCGAACATCGAATCAAAAGAGCCTCGTTACGTAATCGAAGGTAACGAGAAAGTGGTTCGTCCTCGTCTGGCTGACGCAGAGTTCTTCTTCAACACAGACCGTAAGCGTCCGCTTATCGACCGTCTACCTGAACTAGAAACCGCGATTTTCCAAAAGCAGCTCGGTACGATTAAAGACAAAACAGACCGCATTACCGAACTGGCTGGCTACATTGCTGAGCAAGTCGGTGCTGACGTTGACAAATCCAAGCGTGCTGGTCTACTAGCAAAATGTGACCTCATGACCTCAATGGTCTTCGAGTTTACCGATACGCAAGGTGTCATGGGTATGCACTACGCTCGCCACGACGGCGAAGCGGAAGAAGTAGCCGTCGCTCTAAACGAGCAATACATGCCTCGTTTCGCAGGTGATGATCTGCCATCAAATGGCGTTTCAACAGCAGTTGCAATGGCAGACAAACTCGACACTATCGTCGGTATCTTTGGTATTGGCCAAGCGCCGAAAGGCAGCGACCCATTCGCACTACGCCGCGCATCGCTAGGTGTACTGCGTATCATCGTTGAATACGGCTACAACCTAGACCTTGTTGACCTAGTCGCGAAAGCGAAGTCGCTGTTTGGCGAGCGTCTAACCAACGACAACGTTGAACAAGACGTTATCGAGTTCATGCTGGGCCGTTTCCGTGCTTGGTACCAAGACGAAGGCTTCAGCGTTGACATCATTCAAGCGGTGCTAGCGCGTCGCCCGACCAAACCTGCAGACTTCGACCAACGTGTTAAAGCGGTTTCTCACTTCCGTGAACTGGAAGCGGCAGAGTCTCTAGCAGCAGCAAACAAGCGTGTTGGTAACATCCTCGCGAAATTCGACGGCGAACTCGCTGCAGACATCGACCTAGCTCTTTTACAAGAAGACGCTGAGAAAGCGCTAGCGGAAAGCGTTGAAGTGATGACTGAAGCGCTAGAGCCAGCGTTCGCTACAGGTAACTACCAACAAGCCCTAAGCAAGCTTGCTGATCTACGTGAGCCAGTCGATGCGTTCTTCGATAACGTCATGGTAATGGCAGACGACGAAGCGCTGAAGAAAAACCGTCTAACGCTGCTAAACAACCTGCGTAACCTGTTCTTAGAGATTGCCGATATTTCGCTACTGCAGAAATAA
- the glyQ gene encoding glycine--tRNA ligase subunit alpha yields the protein MQKYDIKTFQGMILALQDYWAQNGCTIVQPLDMEVGAGTSHPMTCLRALGPEPMSTAYVQPSRRPTDGRYGENPNRLQHYYQFQVALKPSPDNIQELYLGSLEVLGIDPLVHDIRFVEDNWENPTLGAWGLGWEVWLNGMEVTQFTYFQQVGGLECKPVTGEITYGIERLAMYIQEVDSVYDLVWNVAPDGSNVTYGDIFHQNEVEQSTYNFEHADVEFLFGFFEQCEKECKELLELEKPLPLPAYERILKAGHAFNLLDARKAISVTERQRYILRIRNLTKSVAEAYYASREALGFPMCKKDQA from the coding sequence ATGCAAAAATACGATATCAAAACCTTCCAGGGAATGATCCTCGCGCTGCAGGATTACTGGGCACAAAATGGTTGTACCATTGTTCAACCACTAGATATGGAAGTAGGTGCGGGCACGTCTCACCCAATGACCTGTCTACGTGCACTTGGCCCAGAGCCAATGTCGACCGCTTACGTACAACCTTCACGTCGCCCGACCGATGGCCGTTACGGTGAAAACCCAAACCGCCTTCAGCACTACTACCAGTTCCAAGTAGCGCTAAAACCGTCTCCAGACAATATTCAAGAGTTGTACCTTGGCTCCCTTGAAGTTCTTGGTATTGACCCACTGGTTCACGATATTCGCTTCGTGGAAGACAACTGGGAAAACCCAACGCTCGGCGCTTGGGGCCTTGGTTGGGAAGTGTGGCTAAACGGCATGGAAGTGACTCAATTTACCTACTTCCAGCAAGTGGGTGGCCTAGAGTGTAAACCAGTAACAGGTGAGATCACTTACGGTATCGAACGTCTGGCTATGTACATCCAAGAAGTCGATTCTGTGTACGATCTGGTTTGGAACGTCGCACCAGACGGCTCAAACGTCACTTACGGTGATATTTTCCACCAAAACGAAGTCGAGCAATCAACTTACAACTTTGAGCACGCTGACGTTGAGTTCCTATTCGGCTTCTTCGAACAATGTGAGAAAGAGTGTAAAGAGCTGCTTGAGCTTGAAAAACCACTGCCGCTGCCGGCTTACGAACGCATTCTGAAAGCAGGCCACGCATTCAACCTGTTAGACGCACGTAAAGCGATTTCTGTGACTGAACGTCAACGTTACATCCTGCGTATCCGCAACCTGACTAAATCGGTTGCAGAAGCCTACTACGCATCGCGCGAAGCACTTGGCTTCCCAATGTGTAAAAAAGATCAAGCGTAA
- a CDS encoding TMEM165/GDT1 family protein: MSVLAISITTVALAEIGDKTQLLSLLLASRYRKPIPIIAAIFLATIANHALAAWLGVVVADYLSPQVLKWVLVVSFIAMAAWVLIPDKLDDDEQISNRGPFIASFIAFFVAEIGDKTQIATSILGAQYADALTLVVLGTTIGMLLANVPVVVIGKLSADKMPLDLIRKVTALLFVALAVGAALF, encoded by the coding sequence GTGAGCGTTTTAGCTATCTCAATCACTACCGTCGCCTTGGCGGAAATTGGTGATAAAACCCAACTGTTGTCGCTGTTGCTAGCCAGCCGATACCGCAAACCTATTCCTATTATTGCAGCCATCTTTTTAGCCACGATTGCCAATCATGCCTTGGCGGCTTGGTTAGGTGTGGTGGTCGCAGATTACTTATCGCCGCAAGTGTTGAAATGGGTGCTGGTGGTGAGCTTTATCGCGATGGCCGCTTGGGTCCTGATCCCCGATAAGTTGGATGACGATGAACAGATTTCCAACCGAGGTCCGTTTATTGCCAGCTTCATTGCGTTTTTTGTCGCAGAAATTGGCGATAAGACCCAGATTGCCACGTCGATTCTGGGGGCGCAGTATGCCGATGCACTGACTTTGGTGGTGCTCGGCACCACGATAGGAATGCTGTTAGCCAATGTCCCTGTAGTGGTGATCGGTAAACTCTCCGCGGATAAGATGCCACTGGATCTTATCCGTAAAGTCACCGCGTTGCTGTTTGTTGCTCTGGCGGTAGGGGCGGCGCTGTTTTAA
- the tusA gene encoding sulfurtransferase TusA translates to MTFNPEQANQTLEAQGLRCPEPVMMVRKTIRNMQDGEVLLVNADDPSTTRDIPSFCRFMDHQLIGSQTDQLPYQYLIKKGMA, encoded by the coding sequence ATGACATTCAACCCAGAGCAGGCAAATCAAACGCTCGAGGCGCAAGGACTTCGCTGCCCAGAGCCAGTAATGATGGTCAGGAAGACAATTCGCAACATGCAAGATGGTGAGGTATTACTGGTTAACGCCGATGATCCATCCACCACACGCGACATTCCCAGTTTCTGTCGCTTTATGGATCATCAGTTGATTGGTTCGCAAACCGACCAACTGCCATACCAATATCTGATAAAGAAAGGGATGGCTTAG
- a CDS encoding LysR family transcriptional regulator: MELEDIYRRDLNLLVALRVLIEECSVSKAAHRLNLSQSAMSRVLGRLRDLLDDPLFTRQGQHLIPTEKALEIDRLLGEPLESLRLLLSPVEFEPSRCDQTFTIATTDYAMQTILPFALPRIYQEAPNVSFNFLPLQHDRLADQLTYENADLAICRPMGPVEPLRSEILGRVGVLCLLSKQHPLAQSEMSLADYLTYPHAMIAISDGVKALIEGALVDQPKRKMVLRAYHLEAALAIVDTMPLIITVPADLAYLVAERYDLVIKPLPFQFTPFDYSMIWHPRCEHSPAQEWLRGIVKEECSRLIAKRIEDIGLD; encoded by the coding sequence GTGGAACTAGAAGATATTTATCGACGCGATCTTAATTTGCTGGTCGCTCTGCGAGTGCTGATTGAGGAGTGCAGCGTCAGTAAAGCAGCCCATCGTCTAAATTTGAGTCAATCGGCGATGAGCCGAGTGCTGGGGCGATTACGTGATTTGCTTGACGACCCTCTGTTTACTCGCCAAGGGCAGCACCTGATCCCAACCGAGAAAGCGCTGGAAATTGACCGTTTGCTAGGCGAGCCTTTGGAGTCGTTAAGACTATTGCTCTCTCCGGTTGAGTTTGAACCTAGTCGCTGCGACCAAACCTTCACCATTGCGACCACAGACTATGCGATGCAGACTATCTTGCCGTTTGCTCTGCCACGAATCTATCAAGAAGCGCCTAATGTGTCGTTCAACTTTTTACCTCTGCAACATGACAGATTGGCCGATCAGCTGACCTATGAAAACGCCGACCTTGCGATTTGCCGTCCGATGGGGCCGGTCGAACCATTGCGTAGTGAGATTTTAGGACGAGTTGGCGTGCTTTGCTTACTGTCAAAGCAGCACCCACTGGCGCAGAGTGAGATGAGTCTGGCGGATTATCTCACCTACCCACATGCGATGATTGCCATCAGCGATGGCGTAAAAGCGTTAATTGAAGGGGCGCTGGTGGATCAGCCCAAGCGTAAAATGGTACTGCGTGCCTATCATTTGGAAGCGGCGTTAGCGATTGTCGATACCATGCCGCTGATCATTACCGTCCCTGCTGATTTAGCGTATCTAGTTGCAGAGCGTTACGACTTGGTCATTAAGCCACTACCTTTTCAGTTTACGCCGTTTGATTACTCGATGATTTGGCATCCTCGTTGTGAGCATTCGCCTGCTCAGGAATGGCTACGTGGGATCGTAAAGGAAGAGTGTAGTCGCTTGATTGCCAAGCGGATTGAGGATATTGGGTTAGATTGA
- a CDS encoding MDR family oxidoreductase — protein MFNALILNQEDKRTIATIEQIDDAQLPEGEVLIDVDYSSLNYKDGLAITGKGKIIRNFPMVPGIDLAGTVVSSEDERYQAGDKVVLTGWGVGENHWGGMAQRARLKADWLVPLPKGLDSKKAMMVGTAGFTAMLCVQAIIDGGVKPEDGEILVTGASGGVGSVAVTLLSTLGYKVAAVTGRVEQNGPLLEKLGAKRIIDRVEFEEPARPLEKQVWAGAVDTVGSKVLAKVLAQMDYNSVVAACGLAGGFDLPTTVMPFILRNVRLQGVDSVMCPTEKRIAAWEKLVELLPESYFEQACTEVELAEAAKYAEDITNGQVTGRVVIKL, from the coding sequence ATGTTTAACGCACTGATTCTAAACCAAGAAGACAAACGTACTATCGCAACTATCGAACAGATCGATGACGCGCAACTGCCAGAAGGTGAAGTACTGATTGATGTCGATTACTCATCTCTCAACTACAAAGACGGCTTAGCCATTACCGGCAAAGGCAAAATTATCCGCAACTTTCCCATGGTGCCAGGTATTGATCTTGCGGGAACCGTCGTCAGTTCAGAGGATGAACGCTACCAAGCAGGTGACAAGGTCGTCCTCACGGGTTGGGGCGTGGGTGAAAACCACTGGGGCGGCATGGCGCAGCGCGCGCGGCTAAAAGCAGACTGGCTGGTACCACTTCCTAAAGGCCTCGACAGCAAAAAAGCGATGATGGTCGGTACCGCAGGCTTCACTGCAATGCTCTGTGTTCAAGCCATCATTGATGGCGGCGTTAAACCAGAAGACGGTGAAATTCTAGTGACAGGCGCCAGTGGGGGTGTTGGCTCAGTAGCGGTGACGCTGCTATCAACACTAGGCTATAAAGTGGCAGCGGTCACTGGTCGCGTGGAGCAAAACGGTCCACTACTAGAGAAGCTTGGTGCCAAGCGCATTATCGACCGGGTCGAGTTTGAAGAACCAGCGCGCCCACTCGAAAAACAAGTTTGGGCAGGTGCGGTGGATACCGTCGGCAGCAAGGTGCTGGCTAAAGTGTTGGCGCAGATGGATTACAACAGCGTAGTTGCCGCATGCGGTCTGGCGGGTGGTTTTGACCTGCCTACCACTGTCATGCCATTCATCCTACGTAACGTTCGTTTGCAAGGTGTCGATTCGGTCATGTGCCCAACCGAGAAACGCATCGCCGCGTGGGAAAAATTGGTTGAGCTACTACCAGAGAGCTACTTTGAGCAAGCATGTACAGAAGTAGAACTAGCCGAAGCAGCAAAATACGCAGAAGACATCACCAATGGCCAAGTCACGGGTCGCGTGGTGATTAAGCTATAG
- the ilvA gene encoding threonine ammonia-lyase, biosynthetic, producing MTLTKQTGADYLRQILRAPVYEVATVTPLQEMPRLAARIGNHVQIKREDRQPVHSFKLRGAYNMVASLTDEQKAAGVIAASAGNHAQGMALSGTKLGIKTTIVMPKTTPDIKVEAVRGFGGNVVLHGSNFDEAKAEAERLSAEHGYTFVPPFDHPLVIAGQGTIGMEMLQQNGHLDYIFVPVGGGGLAAGVAVLVKQLMPEIKVIAVEPEDSACLKAALDAGEPVVLDQVSMFADGVAVKRIGEETFRLCQKYIDGHISVSSDEICAAVKDIFEDTRAIAEPSGALALAGLKKFAEQNGLKDKNLGTVLSGANTNFHGLRYVSERCELGEKREGLLAVTIPERQGAFFEFCNLIGGRAVTEFNYRYNDDSLANIFVGVRLLGGQEELDHIIHDLRDGGYPVVDLSDDEMAKLHVRYMIGGKPSKPLKERLYSFEFPEYPGALLKFLSTLGTHWNISLFNYRNHGADYGRVLCGFELDESDLSRFSAHLRELGYQCKDETDNPSYKFFLS from the coding sequence ATGACTCTGACCAAACAAACTGGCGCAGATTACCTGCGCCAGATCTTAAGAGCCCCTGTCTATGAAGTGGCCACGGTCACCCCACTGCAAGAGATGCCTCGCCTCGCAGCGCGCATTGGCAACCATGTGCAAATCAAGCGTGAAGATCGCCAGCCGGTGCACTCGTTTAAGCTGCGCGGCGCGTACAACATGGTCGCGAGCCTGACGGATGAACAAAAAGCGGCGGGCGTGATTGCGGCATCAGCAGGCAACCATGCTCAAGGGATGGCGCTGTCGGGGACTAAGCTGGGTATCAAAACCACGATTGTGATGCCAAAGACGACCCCAGATATCAAAGTCGAGGCGGTACGCGGTTTTGGCGGCAACGTGGTGCTGCACGGCAGTAATTTTGATGAAGCGAAAGCCGAAGCCGAGCGCTTATCAGCCGAACATGGCTACACTTTTGTCCCTCCATTCGATCATCCGTTGGTCATTGCGGGCCAAGGGACAATTGGTATGGAGATGCTGCAGCAAAACGGTCATCTTGATTACATTTTTGTCCCCGTTGGTGGTGGTGGCTTAGCCGCAGGTGTCGCGGTACTGGTGAAACAGCTGATGCCTGAAATCAAAGTGATTGCCGTCGAACCAGAGGACTCTGCGTGTCTCAAAGCAGCGCTCGATGCAGGCGAGCCTGTGGTTCTCGATCAAGTGAGCATGTTTGCCGATGGCGTTGCGGTTAAGCGCATTGGCGAAGAGACCTTCCGTCTGTGCCAAAAATACATTGATGGCCATATCTCGGTTTCCAGTGATGAAATTTGCGCAGCAGTCAAAGATATCTTTGAAGACACTCGTGCGATTGCTGAGCCATCCGGAGCACTGGCACTGGCTGGTCTGAAGAAGTTTGCCGAACAAAATGGGCTTAAGGATAAAAACCTAGGGACCGTCTTATCCGGGGCCAACACTAACTTCCACGGTCTACGCTATGTGTCTGAGCGCTGTGAGTTGGGTGAAAAGCGTGAAGGCTTACTGGCAGTAACGATTCCTGAGCGACAAGGCGCGTTCTTTGAGTTTTGTAATCTGATCGGTGGCCGAGCAGTGACCGAATTTAACTACCGCTACAACGATGACTCACTGGCCAATATTTTTGTCGGTGTGCGTCTGCTAGGCGGTCAAGAAGAACTCGATCATATCATTCACGACTTACGTGATGGCGGCTATCCGGTGGTTGATCTGTCGGATGATGAGATGGCCAAACTGCACGTGCGCTACATGATTGGCGGGAAGCCCTCGAAACCGCTTAAAGAGCGTTTGTACAGCTTTGAGTTCCCAGAATACCCAGGCGCATTGCTCAAGTTCTTGAGCACCTTAGGTACCCATTGGAATATCAGCCTATTCAACTACCGCAATCATGGCGCGGATTACGGACGAGTATTGTGTGGCTTTGAACTGGACGAGTCGGATTTATCTCGATTTTCAGCGCATTTACGCGAGCTAGGTTACCAATGTAAGGATGAAACCGACAATCCATCCTACAAGTTCTTCCTTTCCTAA
- the ilvD gene encoding dihydroxy-acid dehydratase, whose amino-acid sequence MPKYRSATTTHGRNMAGARALWRATGVKDEDFGKPIIAVVNSFTQFVPGHVHLKDMGQLVAGEIEKAGGIAKEFNTIAVDDGIAMGHGGMLYSLPSRELIADSVEYMVNAHCADAMVCISNCDKITPGMLMASMRLNIPVIFVSGGPMEAGKTKLSDQIIKLDLVDAMIQGADPKVSDEQSEQIERSACPTCGSCSGMFTANSMNCLTEALGLSQPGNGSMLATHADREQLFINAGKRIVELTKRYYEQDDESALPRSIATFDAFENAMALDIAMGGSTNTILHLLAAAQEGEVDFDMEDIDRLSRQVPHLCKVAPSTQKYHMEDVHRAGGVMAILGELDRAGLLHNNARTVLGLSMKEQLAKYDIMQTEDEAVLKFFRAGPAGIRTTKAFSQDCRWDRLDDDRAEGCIRSIDNAFSQEGGLAVLSGNIALDGCIVKTAGVDESIHKFTGPAVVFESQEDAVEGILGGKVKAGDVVVIRYEGPKGGPGMQEMLYPTTYLKSMGLGKECALLTDGRFSGGTSGLSIGHASPEAANGGAIGLVKEGDMIAIDIPNRSISLQVSEQELAERRAKQDQLGWKPVDRQREVSFALKAYASMATSADKGAVRDKSKLEG is encoded by the coding sequence ATGCCAAAATACAGATCCGCAACCACAACACATGGACGCAATATGGCCGGTGCGCGCGCTTTATGGCGTGCCACCGGCGTAAAAGACGAAGATTTCGGTAAACCAATCATCGCCGTGGTGAACTCATTCACCCAGTTTGTTCCAGGCCACGTGCACCTGAAAGACATGGGCCAACTGGTTGCAGGCGAAATCGAAAAAGCAGGCGGTATCGCCAAAGAATTTAACACCATTGCCGTTGATGACGGCATCGCGATGGGCCATGGCGGCATGCTGTACTCACTGCCATCACGTGAACTGATCGCCGACTCCGTCGAGTACATGGTGAATGCCCACTGCGCGGATGCCATGGTATGTATCTCGAACTGTGACAAAATCACTCCGGGAATGCTGATGGCGTCGATGCGCCTAAACATTCCTGTGATTTTCGTTTCTGGCGGCCCGATGGAAGCGGGTAAAACCAAACTTTCTGATCAGATCATCAAACTCGACCTTGTTGATGCGATGATCCAAGGCGCCGACCCGAAAGTCTCAGATGAGCAAAGTGAGCAAATTGAGCGCAGTGCCTGTCCAACCTGTGGCTCATGTTCAGGTATGTTTACCGCCAACTCGATGAACTGTCTCACTGAAGCACTCGGTCTTTCTCAGCCAGGTAACGGCTCAATGCTAGCAACGCACGCAGACCGCGAGCAGCTGTTTATCAATGCCGGTAAACGCATTGTTGAACTGACTAAACGTTACTACGAGCAAGACGACGAATCGGCATTGCCACGCAGCATCGCTACCTTTGATGCGTTTGAAAATGCGATGGCACTGGATATCGCCATGGGCGGCTCAACCAACACCATTTTGCACCTACTGGCCGCCGCGCAAGAGGGTGAAGTGGACTTCGATATGGAAGATATCGATCGCCTGTCGCGCCAAGTACCACACCTATGTAAAGTGGCGCCTTCTACTCAGAAATACCATATGGAAGATGTACACCGCGCTGGTGGTGTTATGGCGATTCTTGGTGAACTTGACCGCGCAGGCCTGCTGCACAATAACGCGCGCACGGTACTGGGTCTGTCAATGAAAGAGCAGCTCGCCAAATACGACATCATGCAAACGGAAGACGAAGCCGTGCTTAAGTTCTTCCGCGCAGGCCCGGCGGGTATTCGTACCACTAAAGCCTTCTCTCAAGATTGTCGCTGGGATCGCCTTGATGATGACCGCGCTGAAGGCTGCATCCGCTCGATCGATAACGCTTTCTCGCAAGAAGGTGGCCTAGCGGTGCTTTCAGGCAATATCGCCCTAGATGGCTGTATCGTTAAGACGGCCGGCGTGGATGAAAGCATCCATAAGTTTACCGGTCCTGCGGTTGTGTTTGAGAGCCAAGAGGATGCGGTAGAGGGCATCTTAGGCGGCAAAGTCAAAGCTGGCGACGTGGTGGTGATCCGCTACGAAGGCCCGAAAGGGGGTCCGGGCATGCAAGAAATGCTCTACCCAACCACTTACCTCAAATCCATGGGTCTTGGTAAAGAGTGTGCACTGCTAACTGACGGCCGTTTCTCTGGTGGTACTTCTGGCCTGTCTATCGGTCACGCATCGCCAGAAGCGGCGAACGGCGGCGCGATCGGCTTGGTGAAAGAGGGTGACATGATCGCCATCGACATTCCAAACCGTTCTATCTCACTACAAGTGTCTGAGCAAGAGCTTGCTGAGCGCCGAGCGAAACAAGACCAGTTAGGCTGGAAACCGGTTGACCGTCAACGTGAGGTTTCATTCGCACTTAAAGCGTACGCGAGTATGGCGACCAGTGCAGACAAAGGCGCGGTACGAGATAAATCTAAGCTAGAGGGCTAA
- the ilvE gene encoding branched-chain-amino-acid transaminase, with protein sequence MATKTADYIWFNGEMVPWAEANVHVLTHAMHYGTSVFEGVRCYNTPKGPIVFRHLEHAKRLKDSAKIYRFPIPYTVEEIMEATRETLRQNKLESAYIRPLGFVGNVGLGVCPPVGTEMDLIIAAFPWGSYLGEEALEKGVDAMISSWNRAAPNTIPTAAKAGGNYLSSLLVGGEARRHGYDEGIALSVDGYLSEGAGENIFVIKDGVITTPPATSAILPGITRDSIMTLARDRGYEVREANIAREALYLADEVFMTGTAAEVVPVATIDKIEVGSGKRGPITKELQEAYFGLFNGTTEDKWGWLDYVYPQDADKA encoded by the coding sequence ATGGCTACAAAAACAGCAGACTACATTTGGTTTAACGGTGAAATGGTTCCATGGGCAGAAGCCAACGTTCACGTTTTAACCCACGCGATGCACTACGGCACTTCCGTTTTTGAAGGCGTGCGCTGTTACAACACACCAAAAGGTCCGATTGTCTTCCGTCACCTTGAGCACGCTAAGCGTCTAAAAGACTCGGCAAAAATCTATCGCTTCCCGATTCCATACACGGTAGAGGAAATCATGGAAGCGACCCGCGAAACCCTACGTCAAAACAAACTTGAGAGTGCCTACATTCGCCCGCTGGGCTTTGTGGGTAATGTGGGTTTAGGCGTGTGCCCACCGGTTGGTACCGAAATGGACCTGATCATCGCCGCTTTCCCTTGGGGTTCATACCTAGGTGAAGAAGCCTTAGAAAAAGGCGTGGATGCGATGATCTCCAGCTGGAACCGTGCGGCACCGAATACTATCCCAACAGCAGCAAAAGCTGGGGGTAACTACCTATCGTCACTACTGGTTGGTGGTGAAGCACGCCGCCACGGTTATGATGAAGGTATCGCACTCAGCGTTGATGGTTACCTATCTGAAGGTGCGGGCGAAAACATCTTCGTCATTAAAGATGGAGTGATCACCACACCACCAGCCACCAGCGCCATCCTACCGGGTATCACACGTGACTCGATCATGACATTAGCTCGAGATCGTGGTTACGAAGTCCGTGAAGCGAACATCGCGCGCGAAGCCCTATACCTAGCCGACGAAGTCTTTATGACCGGTACCGCAGCAGAGGTCGTTCCTGTTGCCACTATCGATAAAATTGAAGTTGGCAGTGGTAAACGTGGCCCGATCACCAAAGAGCTCCAAGAAGCTTACTTCGGCCTATTTAATGGCACCACTGAAGATAAATGGGGTTGGCTCGATTACGTTTACCCACAAGACGCAGACAAAGCCTAG
- the ilvM gene encoding acetolactate synthase 2 small subunit, which produces MERYLIDIKADDKPVLLERVLRVVRHRGFIVKQVAGTQNHESKIASVEIIVDSDRPISFLTNQIEKLWDVRTVEVTQIANDELPNNNLQQKICA; this is translated from the coding sequence ATGGAAAGATATCTCATCGACATCAAAGCAGACGATAAACCGGTACTGTTAGAACGTGTTCTACGTGTGGTTCGCCACCGCGGCTTCATTGTCAAGCAAGTGGCGGGGACTCAGAACCACGAAAGCAAGATTGCCAGCGTTGAAATCATCGTCGACAGTGACCGCCCTATCTCATTCCTCACCAACCAAATTGAAAAGCTGTGGGATGTGCGCACTGTTGAAGTCACGCAAATTGCGAATGACGAACTCCCAAATAACAACTTACAACAAAAAATTTGTGCATAA